The DNA segment GTGCGACGCACAGGCCCAATGGTTCGGATCCCTCGACGAAGTCATCCCAGCGATCAACAATTTTGGGCCTCAGGCCATGTCCGCGCAGCAGATCGGCGAGCGCCTCACGGCGTCCGGCGGATTCGGCGGTGAAGAGCACCCGCCCCGGGGTCTCGTGCAGGAAGCGCCGCAGGGCAGCCGCGGGCTCGGCAGCGCGTGCCTCCAGGCGTAGTGGCGGTAATGGGGCGGTATCGGCCTGCTCGGCGTTCCCGTCCGATTCGGGGCGAGAGGCCCGCAGTAGGGCAAGACAAGGATACTGAGACACCGCAGTACGCAAGCGCTCGATATCCAGATATAGCTCGCCAGGCTCCAGCAAAGGGCGCTCGATGTCATGGCGCCGTTGCTCATGTCGTTCGACGATGAGTGCAAACTGCCGTTCGGCCGCCTGCCAGACATCGCCGGCCAGCATGACGAGCGTGCGCTCGGCGAGATAATCGAATAGCGTCGCTGTCTGCTCGAAAAAAAGAGGCAGGTAGTACTCGATCCCGCCAGGCGGATTGCCCTGACTCACCCCACGGTAAACCGCACTGCTTTGCGGGTCGCCCTCGAAGCGTTCGCGATAACGCCTGCGAAAGGTCTTGATGCCTTCGTCGTTGAGCGGGAACTCGTGCCCAGGCATGAGTTCGATGTGTTCGACGATCTCGCCGGAACGTTGGTTTTCGGGATCGAAGTCGCGAATACTTTCAATTTCATCATCGAACAGGTCGAGACGATACGGGTGCGGGCTGCCCATCGGGAAGAGATCGAGAATCTCGCCGCGTACCGCAAACTCGCCGTGCGCCATCACCTGATTGACCGCGCGGTATCCTCCAGCCTCCAGGTCGAGTCGGAAGGTATCGACATCGAGCCGCTGACCGACCGCAAAGTTCAGACTATGCCCTCTGATGTAGTCCTGTGGCGCCAGCCGCTGCATCAAGGTTTGAATCGGTACTACCAGCACGCCCCGAGTTAGGCCAGGCAGGCGATTGAGGACCGCCAAGCGCTGCGAGACGATATCGTCATGCGGTGAGAAGACGTCGTAGGGTAGGGTTTCCCAGTCCTCTAGATGCAGTACGTCGATGGATTGCGGCAGGAAAAAACGCAGCGTTTGTTCGAGGTGCCAGGCGGCCTGAGTATCCGATGCGATGAGCATGGCCGGGCCATCATGCGCTGCTGCAGCTGCCGCGGCGGCCATCGCCAGGGAAGCCCCCTGGAGATTGTGCATGGTTGCGAGCTCGCCCTTGGCGGCGGGCGTTGGCGGTCTTAGCGGATCGGCAAAACCGGAAACAGTGAGGTGACGGGCGATAGGGGAATCAGGCATGGGTTACGCGCGGTGGAGGATACAATAGCGCGGCATTCTCCCATAGCTCGCCGCGATCTGCAGCGGCAGATCGCGGCGACGGACTTCTGATGTCAGGTTTTCTTGTTCAGCGGGCAGGTACGTATGCCCAGTACCGTATAGAGGCCGCACCAGCCGACGAGGCCCGTGGCAAGCGGTATGACACCTAACCAACCCCAAGGTGTATGCAGGCCGACGAATACTTGCGAGATAAGCAGGAGACCAATGAGTATGCGTAAACCGCGGTCGAGTTTGCCGACGTTCGGATTCATGGCGAACTTCCTCAGTGAGGGGAAGGGGAGGCCGCGCCGCGCAGCACATCTGCGGGCCTACAGAAGATAGCCCATGATACACCCGCTTGGCGGTGTCGAAGCGGATTAACCGGCAGAGAGCGTTCCAGCCGGTAGCTGCATGGTGACGCAATGCAGGCTGCCGTATTGCTGGATCAACGGCACGCAATCAATACCCACGATCTCGCGCCCCGGAAAGGCCTCTGCAAGCGTTGACAAGGCATGCGCGTCGGCAATCGGGTCGGCATAGGTCGGTACCAATACAGTACCGTTGATAATCAGAAAATTGGCATAGGTTGCCGGCAGTCTTTGGCCCGTCTCGTCGAAGTGCGCGCGCGGCAACGGCAGAGGCAACAGCCGGTAAGGTTTACCGTTGCGCTGCTTCAGTGCGCGCAGTTCCTTGGCCATGGCCGTGAGCCCGGCGTAATGCTCGTCGGCAGGATCGTCGCAGCTCGCATAGGCGATCGTGCCCGCATCGCAGAAGCGGGCCAGGGTATCGACATGGCCGTCGGTATCGTCGCCAGCCAGTTCGCCGTGGCTCAGCCAGAGGATTCTGGATACGCCCAGCCAAGCGCACAGCCGTGCTTCGATCTCGGCTTCATCAAGACCGGCGTTGCGGGTTGACGTGAGTAGGCAGTGACGTGTGGTCAGGAGTCCGCCCTCGCCATCGCTATCGATGGCGCCGCCTTCGAGAATAAAATCAATTGGCGTCACGTCCGTCGCAAAGCAGGCGGCCTCGGCCAAGTGCCGATTGATGGCGTTGTCGAGCGCATGAGGGTGCTTGCCGCCCCAACCGTTGAACGAGAAGTCGAGTAGCAATGGCTGCGCGCCATCGGTAACGCCGATGGGGCCATGATCGCGAGCCCAGGTATCGTTGCTCGGTGCAAGGACGTAGCGCGCATTCCC comes from the Acidihalobacter yilgarnensis genome and includes:
- a CDS encoding agmatine deiminase family protein, giving the protein MSENSMRRLPAEWAPQDAVMLTWPHEATAWAPQLAAVERVYLELAQAISRHEEVLIVCRDAIHRETIDDKLRACGVGNARYVLAPSNDTWARDHGPIGVTDGAQPLLLDFSFNGWGGKHPHALDNAINRHLAEAACFATDVTPIDFILEGGAIDSDGEGGLLTTRHCLLTSTRNAGLDEAEIEARLCAWLGVSRILWLSHGELAGDDTDGHVDTLARFCDAGTIAYASCDDPADEHYAGLTAMAKELRALKQRNGKPYRLLPLPLPRAHFDETGQRLPATYANFLIINGTVLVPTYADPIADAHALSTLAEAFPGREIVGIDCVPLIQQYGSLHCVTMQLPAGTLSAG
- a CDS encoding YgaP family membrane protein yields the protein MNPNVGKLDRGLRILIGLLLISQVFVGLHTPWGWLGVIPLATGLVGWCGLYTVLGIRTCPLNKKT